A window from Bufo bufo chromosome 1, aBufBuf1.1, whole genome shotgun sequence encodes these proteins:
- the LOC120981608 gene encoding uncharacterized protein LOC120981608, with product MEMRTLVPILVIAVTFCFDPATSNRIKDGKKGTKQGTDTVSSCLQKAMAKDNNAIDGVIEFLCSFMKYKNTTNKEELIQAIENLEEVTGCGTKDIFGSDASLEQLHLDENNVLTSQIIAMEKLLKNYILMPIVAPVCDLLDYIENSTDIATQDSAGKGQGHKRATRDILSLVGGLSGGLGGIGGLLNLLGLVGTLLSPLTTLLSGLSGVTNLIGGLGNGATGLLVAIQIYVSQRQLKASII from the exons ATGGAAATGAGGACTTTAGTTCCAATCCTGGTGATTGCAGTCACATTTTGCTTTG ACCCAGCAACATCAAATCGCATTAAAGATGGCAAAAAGGGCACCAAACAGGGCACTGATACAGTGTCAAGCTGCTTGCAGAAAGCCATG GCAAAAGATAATAACGCTATTGATGGTGTGATAGAATTCCTGTGTTCATTTATGAAGTACAAG AATACGACTAACAAAGAAGAACTCATCCAAGCAATTGAAAATCTTGAG GAGGTCACTGGGTGCGGCACTAAAGACATTTTTGGATCTGATGCAAGTCTG GAGCAGTTGCATCTGGATGAGAATAATGTTCTTACAAGCCAGATAATCGCCATGGAAAAACTTCTG AAAAATTACATTCTTATGCCTATAGTAGCCCCTGTATGTGATCTGCTG GATTATATAGAAAATTCTACAGATATTGCCACACAGGACAGTGCAGGGAAAGGTCAAGGACATAAACGGGCTACTCGAGACATTTTAAGCCTTGTAGGTGGACTATCAGGGGGTCTTGGTGGAATAGGGGGACTGTTAAACCTACTTGGTTTAGTTGGTACATTGTTAAGCCCATTGACTACTTTATTATCTGGACTCAGTGGAGTGACAAACCTAATTGGAGGTTTAGGGAATGGAGCTACAGGACTTCTTG TTGCTATACAGATCTATGTGTCTCAGAGGCAACTGAAGGCTTCTATTATCTGA